From the genome of Deltaproteobacteria bacterium, one region includes:
- a CDS encoding protein-glutamate O-methyltransferase CheR: MKESVFNNFKDLIAKESGIALTSEKKALLTTRIGKRLRKLGLNDAEEYLNIIQTDRSGAELERLIDAISTNVTHFFREISHFHFLENLLSEWRMQGKRKARVWCAASSTGEEPYSIAMTAAEVLDLNSFNFKLLASDICIDVLQKASLGVYETSRLKDVPQQMKSAYFSVHSNSHGEKLYKVKPHIRNLVTFKRINLSSFPLPLSGPIDVIFCRNVMIYFKLDLRAKLINEYYRLLTPGGYLVVGHSENLLGIQHEFISLKNTVYQKKSL, from the coding sequence AAAGTGTCTTTAACAACTTCAAGGACTTAATCGCTAAGGAAAGCGGCATAGCCTTGACGTCAGAGAAGAAAGCCTTATTAACAACGCGCATTGGCAAGCGGTTGCGGAAGCTTGGACTTAACGACGCTGAAGAGTATCTTAACATCATTCAGACGGATAGGAGCGGAGCTGAACTTGAGAGGCTGATTGACGCAATATCTACAAACGTCACTCACTTTTTTCGAGAGATTTCTCACTTTCACTTCCTTGAGAATCTTCTTAGCGAATGGCGCATGCAAGGTAAACGCAAGGCTCGCGTATGGTGCGCAGCGAGTTCTACGGGCGAAGAACCCTACTCCATTGCCATGACTGCCGCTGAGGTATTGGATCTAAACTCATTTAACTTTAAACTGTTGGCATCAGACATCTGCATCGATGTGCTGCAAAAGGCTTCCCTTGGAGTCTACGAGACCAGCCGACTTAAGGACGTCCCGCAGCAGATGAAATCCGCTTATTTTAGCGTCCATTCCAACAGCCACGGTGAAAAACTATATAAGGTAAAGCCACATATTAGAAACCTAGTTACATTCAAGCGCATTAACCTCTCGAGCTTTCCATTACCACTTAGCGGACCAATTGACGTAATTTTCTGCCGCAATGTAATGATTTATTTTAAACTAGACTTAAGAGCAAAGCTTATAAACGAGTACTACCGATTGCTCACCCCTGGGGGATATCTCGTCGTTGGCCACTCGGAAAATCTGCTTGGCATACAGCACGAGTTTATTTCTCTAAAGAATACGGTGTATCAAAAGAAGAGTCTATAA